In Chitinophaga sp. HK235, a single window of DNA contains:
- a CDS encoding Bax inhibitor-1/YccA family protein encodes MALFQSNNPVLKESIFDKAAHAEGATMTIRGTVNKMSFLLIMLMAAAVFSYGEFLRGSSNVLPMVFGGAIGGFIIALVIIFKKEWSGYLAPAYALAEGLFLGAISAMFNASYQGIVIQAVGLTIGTFIAMLVLYRTGIIRATERFKSIVMTATLGIGIFYLIAMVLRLFHIDMPLIHSSGLFGIGFSLIVVSIAALNLILDFDMIEQGAAQGAPKYFEWYASFGLLVTLVWLYLEILRLLSKLNRK; translated from the coding sequence ATGGCACTGTTTCAATCGAACAACCCTGTATTAAAAGAAAGCATTTTCGACAAGGCTGCTCATGCGGAAGGCGCTACCATGACTATTCGTGGTACAGTTAACAAAATGTCCTTTCTGTTGATCATGCTGATGGCAGCAGCGGTATTTTCCTATGGCGAATTTTTAAGAGGCAGCTCCAATGTATTACCGATGGTATTCGGTGGTGCAATTGGTGGCTTTATCATAGCGCTTGTTATCATATTCAAGAAAGAATGGTCCGGTTATCTGGCCCCTGCCTATGCACTGGCAGAAGGCCTTTTCCTTGGTGCTATTTCCGCCATGTTTAATGCAAGTTACCAAGGCATCGTTATTCAGGCTGTAGGGCTTACCATCGGCACTTTCATTGCCATGCTGGTATTGTACCGCACGGGTATTATCAGAGCCACAGAGCGTTTTAAATCCATTGTGATGACCGCTACGCTGGGCATCGGTATCTTTTACCTGATTGCAATGGTGCTGCGTTTATTCCATATCGATATGCCACTGATCCACAGTAGTGGATTGTTTGGTATTGGCTTCTCCCTGATAGTGGTAAGCATTGCTGCATTAAACCTGATCCTCGATTTTGATATGATTGAGCAAGGTGCAGCACAAGGTGCTCCCAAATATTTTGAGTGGTACGCTTCTTTTGGCCTGCTGGTGACCCTGGTATGGCTGTACCTCGAAATACTGCGCCTGTTAAGCAAATTAAACAGAAAGTAG
- a CDS encoding TolC family protein gives MQLFKRLTGMVSMVGLLTLALSAGAQTVSQEPIRLSAKEAVDYALANQSAVKTAKLDQLIQLAKNKEVSGLALPNVAGTGQYQYNPIIQKQMFNMKNFGAPKDSFTVVSFQLPQNLMGEVRLTQTLFDPSVLVALQARKTLEELVAQNVTKSQIDVKASVYKAYYNVLSANKALSILSNNINTLEKLLSDTREIYKNGLVEKLDVDRLVVQFTNLQTEQTKLRNLIELGIAALKYQMGMPLQQPITLTDTLSTERIAENISDIDKFDYSQRIEYQLLQSQKKANEYDLKRYRMKALPSLQLFAATGALRGSDRFDYLKSQMWYGYINTGLNLSVPIFSGMQRRRQVDQALLAVKKSEVAIENAKLGIDLEREQSASTFRNNVLTLEAQEKNMKLAEDVHNTTQIKYREGVGSSLEMTTAENDLLTAQNNYFSALYNAIVARIDLLKAYGKL, from the coding sequence ATGCAACTATTCAAAAGGCTCACCGGCATGGTTTCCATGGTGGGACTGTTGACCCTGGCCCTCTCCGCCGGCGCCCAGACAGTTTCACAGGAACCCATACGGCTGTCTGCCAAAGAAGCTGTAGACTACGCCCTGGCTAACCAGTCGGCCGTTAAAACGGCCAAACTGGACCAGCTGATTCAGCTGGCCAAAAACAAGGAAGTCAGCGGTCTGGCACTGCCTAATGTAGCTGGTACCGGGCAATACCAGTACAACCCGATCATTCAGAAACAAATGTTTAACATGAAGAACTTTGGCGCACCCAAAGATTCCTTCACCGTGGTGTCTTTCCAGCTCCCCCAAAACCTCATGGGTGAAGTAAGACTCACACAAACCCTCTTCGATCCCAGCGTACTCGTTGCCCTCCAGGCCCGTAAAACACTGGAAGAACTCGTGGCCCAGAATGTTACCAAATCACAGATCGATGTGAAAGCCAGCGTGTATAAAGCCTATTACAACGTACTGTCTGCCAACAAAGCGCTTTCCATCCTCTCCAACAATATCAATACACTGGAAAAACTGCTCAGCGATACCAGAGAGATCTATAAAAATGGTCTCGTGGAAAAACTCGATGTAGACAGGCTGGTAGTACAATTCACCAACCTCCAGACAGAACAGACCAAACTCCGTAATCTTATCGAACTCGGTATAGCCGCCCTCAAATATCAGATGGGCATGCCATTGCAACAGCCTATAACGCTGACGGATACACTCTCTACCGAAAGGATAGCTGAAAACATCAGCGATATAGATAAATTCGACTACTCACAACGGATCGAATACCAGTTGCTTCAGTCACAGAAAAAAGCCAATGAATACGATCTGAAAAGATATCGTATGAAAGCGCTGCCTTCCCTGCAACTCTTCGCTGCCACCGGCGCCCTGCGCGGCAGCGACAGATTCGACTACCTGAAAAGCCAGATGTGGTACGGTTATATCAACACCGGCCTTAACCTCTCCGTTCCCATCTTCAGCGGTATGCAACGCAGAAGACAGGTAGATCAGGCTCTCCTCGCCGTGAAAAAAAGTGAAGTGGCCATCGAAAACGCCAAACTGGGTATAGACCTCGAAAGAGAACAGTCTGCCTCCACTTTCCGCAACAACGTGCTCACCCTCGAGGCGCAGGAAAAAAACATGAAACTCGCAGAAGATGTGCATAACACCACCCAGATCAAATACCGGGAAGGTGTGGGATCCAGCCTGGAAATGACTACCGCCGAAAATGACCTGCTGACCGCACAGAACAATTATTTCTCCGCACTGTACAACGCCATCGTGGCCAGGATCGACCTGCTGAAAGCTTATGGCAAATTATAG
- a CDS encoding efflux RND transporter periplasmic adaptor subunit, producing MNKRYAFMVPALAVIIAACGGGGNKAQQLEKLKQERAALDTKIAALEKEAGKKDTVERMKDVTIAELRDTLFEHYIDVQGSVDARENVNVSARVPGVITAIHAKEGQHVAQGQTLAQVDDQVLKANMAELRTQMDLANTLFEKQKNLWSQKIGSEVQYLNAKSQKEALDRKMATLQDQLAQMRIIAPISGTVDAVIAKVGDNAAPGAPAFRVVNANNLKVMANVAEAYAGLLKSGDPVVLSFPDIQREIRTNISFASRTIDPLSRTIKIEVPLKPDNALRPNMIAHIKIVDYTASKAVVVPVNVIQYSSGKPYVMVAESKNGKLSSQRRAIEMGRTYNDKAEIKDGLKAGDRIITTGYQGLNDNDLIKL from the coding sequence ATGAACAAAAGATATGCTTTCATGGTCCCTGCGCTCGCTGTCATCATCGCTGCCTGCGGTGGCGGAGGCAATAAAGCCCAGCAACTGGAAAAACTGAAACAGGAAAGGGCTGCACTCGATACCAAAATTGCTGCCCTGGAAAAGGAAGCCGGTAAGAAAGACACCGTAGAAAGAATGAAAGATGTGACCATTGCCGAATTAAGAGATACCTTGTTTGAACACTATATCGACGTACAGGGCAGTGTAGACGCCCGCGAAAACGTAAACGTTTCCGCCCGCGTGCCCGGTGTGATCACCGCTATCCATGCAAAAGAAGGACAACACGTGGCTCAGGGCCAGACACTGGCACAGGTTGATGATCAGGTGCTGAAAGCCAATATGGCCGAACTCCGCACCCAGATGGACCTCGCCAATACCCTCTTCGAAAAACAGAAAAATCTCTGGTCACAGAAAATAGGCTCTGAAGTACAATACCTCAACGCCAAAAGCCAGAAAGAAGCACTCGATAGAAAAATGGCTACCCTCCAGGACCAGCTGGCACAAATGCGTATCATTGCACCTATCAGCGGTACTGTGGACGCTGTAATCGCCAAAGTAGGCGACAATGCTGCACCCGGCGCTCCAGCCTTCCGCGTGGTAAATGCCAATAATCTGAAAGTGATGGCTAACGTAGCGGAAGCCTACGCCGGCCTCCTCAAATCAGGAGACCCTGTAGTCCTCTCTTTCCCCGATATCCAGCGCGAAATAAGAACCAACATCAGCTTCGCTTCCAGGACTATCGATCCGCTCAGCCGCACCATCAAAATTGAAGTGCCGCTCAAACCAGACAATGCCCTGCGTCCCAACATGATCGCACATATCAAAATAGTAGACTATACTGCTTCAAAGGCTGTAGTGGTACCGGTAAACGTTATCCAGTATTCTTCCGGTAAACCTTATGTAATGGTGGCCGAATCCAAAAATGGCAAGCTGTCTTCCCAACGCAGGGCCATCGAAATGGGGCGCACCTACAACGATAAGGCTGAAATCAAAGACGGACTCAAAGCAGGAGACAGGATCATCACCACTGGATACCAGGGGCTGAACGATAATGACCTGATCAAATTGTAA
- a CDS encoding 2'-5' RNA ligase family protein, which yields MNFERNERPRRPYSSDTNKENDPNKERGDFKPNLNNEREGGKPDYNSGDTERRPRTEYNREGGYRPRTEYNRDGGYNREGGYDRGSGGGGYDRGGGYDRGGGGGGYNRGGGGYDRGDRGDNSSSGGGYDRSGGGGGYDRSGGGGGYDRSGGGGYDRSGGGGYDRGSGGGYDRGGGGGGYNRGGGGGYDRGGGGGGYDRGGGGGGYNRGGGGGGYDRGGGGGGYNRGGGGGGYDRGGGGGGYNRGGGGGGYNRGGGGGGYDRGGSGGYRQQRGRPRTEPRPDNKIYFIALLPTAEVGKEIIKIKQEFAEQYGPMYALKVLPHITLQVPFTADPALEKAFCDELTEFAKTQAPFEVSLKGFGTFPNKQNRVLFINVEKSETMSAMHRQLINFLRKEFGFSTMLARTGFTPHVTVAFKDLTDEQFNKSWPEYENKEYEATFKVNNLYFLRHNGKSWEVLQKCKLGGA from the coding sequence ATGAATTTTGAGAGAAACGAACGCCCCCGCAGGCCCTACTCTTCTGATACCAACAAAGAGAATGATCCCAACAAGGAGAGAGGTGACTTCAAACCCAACTTAAACAATGAGCGGGAGGGTGGAAAACCCGACTACAACAGTGGAGACACAGAACGTCGTCCACGCACAGAGTACAATCGCGAAGGTGGGTATCGCCCTCGTACAGAGTACAACCGCGATGGCGGTTATAATCGTGAAGGTGGCTATGACCGCGGTAGCGGTGGTGGTGGTTACGATCGCGGCGGTGGTTATGACCGTGGCGGTGGTGGCGGTGGCTACAACCGTGGTGGCGGCGGTTACGATCGCGGCGACCGTGGTGATAACAGCAGCAGCGGCGGTGGATACGATCGCAGTGGCGGCGGTGGTGGATACGACCGTAGCGGTGGTGGTGGTGGTTACGACCGTAGCGGCGGTGGTGGATACGACCGCAGTGGCGGTGGTGGATACGATCGCGGTAGCGGTGGTGGATACGATCGCGGCGGCGGTGGTGGTGGTTACAACCGCGGTGGCGGTGGTGGCTATGATCGCGGTGGCGGTGGTGGTGGATACGATCGCGGCGGCGGTGGCGGTGGCTACAACCGTGGTGGCGGTGGCGGCGGCTACGACCGTGGCGGTGGTGGCGGTGGCTACAACCGTGGTGGCGGTGGCGGCGGCTATGACCGTGGCGGCGGTGGCGGAGGCTACAACCGTGGCGGTGGTGGCGGTGGCTACAACCGTGGTGGCGGCGGCGGCGGTTATGACCGTGGCGGCAGCGGTGGCTACAGACAACAACGCGGAAGGCCTCGTACCGAACCCAGACCTGACAATAAAATATACTTTATAGCACTGCTGCCTACCGCAGAAGTGGGTAAGGAAATCATCAAAATCAAACAGGAATTTGCAGAACAATATGGTCCGATGTATGCACTGAAAGTGCTGCCGCATATCACTCTGCAGGTACCTTTCACAGCTGATCCCGCACTGGAAAAAGCCTTCTGCGATGAACTCACTGAGTTCGCCAAAACACAGGCTCCTTTCGAAGTGTCCCTGAAAGGATTCGGCACCTTCCCGAACAAACAAAATCGTGTACTGTTTATCAACGTGGAAAAAAGCGAGACTATGTCCGCTATGCACCGCCAACTGATCAACTTCCTGCGTAAGGAATTCGGATTCAGTACTATGCTGGCGCGTACAGGCTTTACGCCTCACGTTACCGTGGCCTTCAAAGACCTCACCGACGAACAGTTCAACAAGTCATGGCCAGAATATGAAAACAAGGAATACGAGGCTACTTTCAAAGTAAACAACCTCTACTTCCTCCGTCATAACGGCAAATCCTGGGAAGTACTGCAAAAATGCAAACTGGGCGGCGCCTGA
- a CDS encoding efflux RND transporter permease subunit, which translates to MQDNLHKEFKPTSWAIDNKVSIYVATIIIALAGILSYNSLPKEQFPEVVFPQFFINTVYAGTSPEDMETLVTKVIEKELNGISGVKKIKSTSMQDFSAIIIEFNANEDIEAARQQVREKVDDAKKDLPKDLTQEPQIIKMDVSQIPIMNVNLSGDFDLQTLKRYADDMKDRIEALNEITRVDLVGELEREIQINVDKYKMDAARIGFEDIVGAIQGENITISGGLVSMDGQKRTLSVKGEYKDPARIGNIIVRGQSGATVYLKDVADVVDGFLEQESYARLAGKNVITLNVIKQSGKNLIDASDKIQAIKADMEAHYFPKGLNVTITADQSKSTRVTLHDLINTIIIGFILVTLILMFFMGAVNAIFVALSVPISMFIAFLLMPMYGFTLNMMVLFSFLLALGIVVDDAIVVIENVHRIFNERKDLGIVRAAKIAAGEVFLPVLSGTLTVLAPFVPLLFWPGVIGKFMFFLPVTLITTLGASLVVAYIINPVFAVDFMDRHEGEGHPKPKFDRKFKILTGVFAALALIGYANSRGVGNFVIFAYLMILAERFWLGNVARRFQNEFWPKVQERYKQVLKWCLVGWRPIWILVATFALLIFSIILTGIRNPKVVFFPQADPNFIYAYIELPNGTGQKYTDSITSIVEKRITKVVGPNNPIVESIISNVAKGAGDPSQMDMSTQPQKGKVTVAFVEFGARNGQSTVQYLEKIRSAVKGIPGTNITVEQEQGGPPTGKPINIEITGDNFDELTNSSFRLKRYLDSLHIDGVEELKSDFEANKPEIVVSIDRERANNEGISTRQIGGALRTALFGFEASKIRDAKDEYKIMVRLREDQRNNINNLMNLNLVYRDMNMGGAVRQVPLSAVADVHYSNTYAGIKRKDQKRVITLYSNVLTGFNANEVVQHIQTALTGFSHPNSVTIKMTGEQEDQMETMNFLMMAMLGAFGLILMIMVTQFNSIGRPLVIFMEILFSIIGVFLGFSIFKMDISIVMTGVGIMALAGIVVRNGIVLVEFTDLLVMQNMPIYEAVVEAGKTRMTPVLLTAIAAILGLIPLAVGLNIDFATLFSNFNPHIFFGGDNVAFWGPLAWTMVYGLIFATFLTLILVPVMYAMNKRSIDVLDRYGMPRSLKYVPFLVLVLKLFMKKEEVKKLHDPKYLSPKPYNFFPSPEAEQEEEMLRKNSKKVDGVSVN; encoded by the coding sequence ATGCAAGACAATCTCCATAAAGAATTTAAACCCACCAGCTGGGCCATCGATAATAAGGTGAGCATCTATGTGGCCACCATTATCATCGCGCTGGCGGGTATTCTTTCATATAACAGCCTGCCCAAGGAACAGTTTCCTGAAGTAGTGTTCCCGCAGTTCTTTATCAATACTGTGTATGCCGGTACTTCTCCGGAAGACATGGAAACACTGGTGACCAAGGTCATTGAGAAAGAGCTCAACGGTATCTCCGGCGTAAAGAAGATCAAAAGCACTTCCATGCAGGACTTCTCCGCCATCATCATCGAATTCAATGCCAACGAAGATATCGAAGCTGCCCGCCAGCAGGTGAGGGAAAAAGTGGATGACGCCAAAAAAGACCTGCCCAAAGACCTGACCCAGGAACCGCAGATCATTAAAATGGATGTATCCCAGATACCGATCATGAACGTAAACCTCTCCGGTGATTTCGACCTGCAAACACTCAAACGTTATGCAGACGATATGAAAGACCGCATCGAGGCGCTTAATGAAATCACCCGTGTAGACCTGGTAGGGGAGCTGGAAAGAGAGATACAGATCAATGTCGATAAATATAAAATGGATGCCGCCAGAATCGGCTTTGAAGATATCGTTGGTGCCATCCAGGGTGAAAACATCACCATTTCCGGCGGTCTGGTGTCTATGGACGGCCAGAAACGTACCCTCAGCGTAAAAGGTGAATACAAGGATCCTGCCCGCATCGGCAACATCATTGTCCGCGGACAGTCCGGTGCCACCGTATACCTCAAAGACGTGGCCGATGTAGTAGACGGCTTCCTGGAACAGGAAAGCTATGCCCGCCTCGCCGGTAAAAACGTGATCACCCTCAACGTGATCAAACAAAGTGGTAAAAACCTGATCGACGCATCTGATAAGATACAGGCGATCAAAGCCGACATGGAAGCCCACTACTTTCCGAAAGGACTGAATGTGACCATCACGGCCGACCAGTCTAAATCCACCCGCGTTACCCTGCATGACCTGATCAATACCATTATCATCGGCTTCATCCTGGTAACCCTCATCCTCATGTTCTTCATGGGTGCGGTAAATGCTATTTTCGTGGCGCTCTCTGTGCCCATCTCCATGTTCATCGCCTTCCTGCTGATGCCGATGTATGGCTTCACCCTCAATATGATGGTGTTGTTCTCCTTCCTGCTGGCATTGGGTATTGTGGTGGATGATGCGATTGTGGTGATAGAGAACGTACACCGTATTTTTAATGAACGAAAAGACCTGGGTATAGTAAGAGCAGCCAAGATAGCGGCGGGAGAAGTGTTTCTGCCGGTATTGTCAGGAACCCTGACGGTGCTGGCGCCATTCGTACCGCTGTTATTCTGGCCAGGTGTAATCGGTAAGTTCATGTTCTTCCTGCCGGTAACCCTCATCACTACGCTGGGCGCTTCCCTGGTAGTAGCCTATATCATTAACCCTGTGTTTGCGGTCGACTTCATGGATCGGCATGAAGGGGAAGGTCATCCTAAACCTAAGTTTGACCGTAAGTTCAAAATACTGACCGGCGTATTCGCGGCACTGGCGCTGATTGGCTATGCTAACAGCAGGGGAGTGGGTAACTTCGTGATTTTCGCCTACCTCATGATCCTGGCGGAACGTTTCTGGCTGGGTAATGTGGCACGCCGCTTCCAGAATGAATTCTGGCCCAAAGTACAGGAACGTTACAAACAGGTATTGAAATGGTGTCTGGTGGGCTGGCGTCCGATATGGATCCTGGTAGCTACTTTCGCCCTGCTGATATTCAGCATTATCCTTACCGGCATCCGCAATCCCAAAGTGGTATTCTTCCCGCAGGCAGATCCCAACTTTATCTATGCTTACATAGAGCTGCCTAACGGTACCGGCCAGAAATACACAGATTCCATCACCAGCATTGTAGAAAAGCGTATTACAAAAGTGGTGGGTCCTAACAATCCGATCGTGGAGTCTATCATCTCCAACGTGGCCAAAGGTGCCGGAGATCCTTCCCAGATGGACATGAGCACCCAGCCGCAGAAAGGCAAGGTGACCGTAGCCTTCGTGGAATTCGGCGCCAGAAACGGACAATCGACCGTACAATATCTGGAGAAGATTCGTAGTGCCGTAAAAGGTATACCCGGTACCAATATTACCGTGGAACAGGAACAGGGAGGTCCTCCTACCGGTAAACCGATCAATATCGAAATCACCGGCGATAACTTCGATGAGCTGACCAATTCTTCGTTCAGACTTAAACGTTATCTCGACTCCCTGCATATCGACGGGGTGGAAGAGCTGAAGAGCGACTTTGAGGCCAACAAACCTGAAATAGTTGTCAGCATCGATCGTGAAAGAGCTAACAATGAAGGTATCTCTACCCGTCAGATCGGTGGGGCCCTGCGTACTGCTCTTTTCGGGTTCGAAGCTTCCAAGATCAGAGACGCCAAAGATGAGTATAAGATCATGGTAAGATTACGCGAAGATCAGCGTAATAATATCAACAACCTGATGAACCTCAACCTGGTATACAGGGATATGAATATGGGCGGAGCTGTTCGTCAGGTGCCGCTGTCGGCTGTGGCAGACGTTCACTATTCCAATACCTATGCGGGTATCAAACGTAAAGACCAGAAAAGGGTGATCACGTTGTACTCCAACGTATTGACTGGCTTTAATGCCAATGAGGTGGTGCAGCATATACAGACAGCGCTGACAGGCTTCAGTCATCCTAACTCCGTGACAATCAAGATGACCGGTGAGCAGGAAGATCAGATGGAGACCATGAACTTCCTCATGATGGCCATGCTGGGCGCTTTCGGGCTGATCCTGATGATCATGGTGACGCAGTTTAACTCCATTGGTCGCCCGCTGGTAATTTTTATGGAAATTCTTTTCAGTATCATAGGGGTATTCCTTGGCTTCAGCATCTTTAAGATGGATATCTCCATTGTAATGACCGGTGTAGGTATTATGGCACTGGCAGGTATCGTGGTGCGTAATGGTATAGTATTGGTGGAGTTTACGGATCTGCTGGTAATGCAGAATATGCCGATATATGAAGCAGTGGTGGAAGCGGGCAAAACCCGTATGACACCAGTACTGCTGACAGCTATTGCGGCGATCCTGGGGCTGATTCCGCTGGCAGTGGGGCTTAACATCGACTTTGCCACCCTGTTCAGTAATTTCAACCCTCATATTTTCTTCGGAGGTGATAACGTAGCATTCTGGGGCCCGCTGGCATGGACGATGGTGTACGGATTGATTTTTGCCACCTTCCTCACCCTGATCCTGGTGCCGGTGATGTACGCCATGAACAAGCGTTCCATTGACGTACTCGACAGATATGGCATGCCGCGGTCACTGAAGTATGTGCCGTTCCTGGTGCTGGTATTAAAATTATTTATGAAGAAGGAAGAGGTGAAGAAGCTGCATGATCCTAAGTATCTGTCGCCCAAGCCTTACAACTTCTTTCCGTCTCCTGAAGCAGAGCAGGAGGAAGAGATGCTCCGGAAAAATTCCAAGAAAGTAGACGGAGTATCAGTGAATTAG
- a CDS encoding TetR/AcrR family transcriptional regulator, whose amino-acid sequence METQERIMDTAFSLFRQYGTRSITMDDIAERMGISKKTLYAHFMDKDDLVFQAITRFINIVGQECLTDREKSTDAIQELFLVMEMLDRRLRNMNPVILLDLQKFHARAYQVFLDYQNNSLTSMIRENLERGIQEGLYRPDLDIRILTQYRVYGCMLSFQPETFPGNSDMTRVQKVLLENYLYGVASAKGFKLIEKYKQLSLNI is encoded by the coding sequence ATGGAAACGCAGGAACGTATTATGGACACGGCTTTCAGCCTGTTTCGTCAATATGGCACCCGGTCTATCACAATGGATGACATAGCCGAAAGGATGGGCATCTCCAAAAAAACTCTCTACGCCCATTTTATGGATAAAGACGATCTGGTCTTTCAGGCCATCACTCGCTTTATCAACATCGTCGGCCAGGAATGTCTGACAGACCGCGAAAAATCAACAGACGCCATCCAGGAATTATTCCTTGTCATGGAAATGCTGGACAGACGGCTGCGAAACATGAACCCCGTGATCCTGCTCGACCTGCAAAAATTCCATGCCCGGGCATACCAGGTTTTTCTCGACTATCAGAACAATTCACTGACCAGTATGATCCGCGAAAATCTGGAACGCGGTATCCAGGAAGGACTCTACAGACCGGACCTAGACATCAGAATATTAACGCAATACCGCGTATACGGCTGCATGCTCAGCTTCCAGCCGGAAACGTTCCCAGGCAACTCAGACATGACCAGGGTACAAAAAGTATTGCTGGAGAATTACCTGTACGGAGTAGCATCCGCCAAAGGTTTTAAGCTTATAGAAAAGTACAAACAACTATCGCTAAACATATAA
- a CDS encoding head GIN domain-containing protein, with product MKKQAIITYTSLSVSWLLLMLVIFTLILSSCTRDHIAGSGHVVAETRNISPFTEVEISGPFEVHLIQDSTAAVEIKAEDNIIGAIETGTHSNTLFIRLKNHVFLQRHLPIQVYVHSRQYQSINFAGSGHLDNKDTLQASIFSYQIDGSADAALTLAVQKLNAEINGSGNLEVKGNAAALKSDINGSGHIGAMDLDTQQADITIRGSGDHAVKVKNELYVGIYGSGNVTYSGNPGRVETDIKGSGKVRKI from the coding sequence ATGAAGAAACAAGCTATCATAACCTACACCAGTCTCAGTGTAAGCTGGCTACTGCTGATGCTGGTAATATTCACCCTTATTCTAAGCAGTTGTACGAGAGATCACATTGCCGGTTCCGGCCATGTGGTAGCCGAAACCCGCAACATCTCTCCTTTTACGGAGGTGGAGATATCCGGTCCGTTTGAAGTGCACCTGATACAGGACAGCACAGCAGCTGTAGAGATCAAGGCGGAAGATAATATCATCGGTGCTATTGAAACAGGCACCCACAGCAATACTTTATTTATCCGGCTGAAAAACCATGTCTTCCTGCAGCGGCATCTGCCGATACAGGTGTATGTACACAGCCGGCAATACCAAAGCATTAATTTCGCTGGCTCAGGACACCTTGATAATAAGGACACCTTACAAGCCAGTATTTTTTCCTACCAGATAGATGGCAGTGCTGATGCAGCGCTGACGCTGGCTGTTCAGAAGCTGAACGCTGAAATCAATGGCTCCGGCAACCTGGAAGTGAAAGGTAACGCGGCCGCATTAAAAAGCGATATCAACGGCAGTGGTCATATTGGAGCCATGGACCTGGATACTCAACAGGCTGATATCACTATCAGAGGGTCCGGCGATCATGCGGTTAAAGTGAAAAATGAACTTTATGTTGGTATTTATGGGAGTGGTAATGTGACTTATTCCGGCAATCCCGGGCGGGTAGAAACAGATATCAAGGGATCCGGGAAAGTAAGGAAGATTTAA
- the kynU gene encoding kynureninase produces MEYVATLAFAKEQDRQDPLNKFREQFYFPQRKGKDAIYLCGNSLGLQPKNVKAAIEQELADWQQCAVEGYWGAKNPWLYYQQYCSRPLTSILGASQQELTVMNTLTVNLHLMMLSFYRPTKQRFKVLMEAGAFPSDQYAVETQVRYHGFDPETAIIEVSPRSGERLIRLEDILEIINRESDSLALVLLGGINYYTGQYFDIPAITAAAHDAGAYAGFDLAHVAGNIPVQLHNWDVDFAVWCSYKYLNGGPGAVGGAFVHEKYASDRGFLRLGGWWGNEESARFKMEKGFVPKKEAEGWQQSTAQVFNMVSLKASLELFEAAGIGALRDKSQKMTSYLEFLLQQLKGINFEIITPKNCNERGAQLSLLFLEKGKEIHQQMTDAGIIVDWREPGVIRVSPAPMYNSYQDVFHFYEIIANIASNA; encoded by the coding sequence ATGGAGTACGTAGCAACCTTAGCATTTGCTAAAGAGCAGGACCGGCAGGATCCATTAAATAAATTCAGGGAGCAGTTTTATTTTCCCCAACGCAAAGGAAAGGACGCAATTTATTTATGTGGCAATTCACTCGGGTTACAGCCTAAAAATGTAAAAGCAGCCATAGAACAGGAATTGGCCGATTGGCAACAGTGTGCCGTAGAAGGGTACTGGGGTGCCAAAAATCCATGGTTGTATTATCAGCAATATTGCAGCAGGCCTTTGACAAGTATTTTAGGGGCCAGCCAGCAGGAGTTAACAGTGATGAATACACTTACTGTTAATCTTCATTTGATGATGTTAAGTTTTTACAGGCCAACCAAACAGCGGTTTAAAGTGTTAATGGAAGCAGGGGCTTTCCCAAGCGACCAATACGCAGTGGAAACGCAGGTCAGATATCATGGTTTTGACCCGGAAACAGCCATCATCGAGGTTTCACCCAGAAGTGGTGAACGTTTGATAAGATTAGAAGATATTTTAGAGATAATTAATAGAGAAAGTGATAGCTTAGCATTAGTTTTATTAGGAGGGATTAATTATTATACCGGACAATATTTTGATATACCCGCTATTACAGCAGCAGCACATGATGCAGGCGCTTATGCCGGTTTCGATCTGGCACATGTAGCAGGAAATATTCCGGTACAGTTGCACAATTGGGATGTAGATTTTGCCGTTTGGTGTTCATATAAATACCTGAATGGTGGTCCCGGCGCAGTAGGAGGCGCTTTTGTGCATGAAAAATATGCCAGCGACCGCGGATTTCTCCGCCTGGGTGGCTGGTGGGGCAACGAAGAGAGTGCACGTTTTAAAATGGAAAAAGGGTTTGTGCCTAAAAAAGAAGCCGAAGGGTGGCAACAAAGCACCGCACAGGTATTTAACATGGTTAGCCTGAAAGCCTCCCTCGAACTATTTGAAGCAGCCGGTATCGGCGCTTTACGAGACAAAAGCCAGAAAATGACCAGTTATCTGGAGTTTTTGCTGCAGCAGTTGAAAGGCATTAATTTTGAAATTATTACACCTAAAAATTGTAATGAACGTGGCGCACAACTATCTTTGCTGTTCCTAGAAAAAGGAAAAGAGATACATCAGCAAATGACAGATGCCGGTATAATCGTTGACTGGAGAGAACCCGGAGTCATCAGGGTTTCACCGGCGCCGATGTATAACTCTTATCAGGATGTGTTTCATTTTTATGAAATCATAGCAAATATTGCTTCAAACGCTTAA